One Halomonas sp. M4R1S46 genomic window carries:
- a CDS encoding NahK/ErcS family hybrid sensor histidine kinase/response regulator: MDAVAPEPGERERALEREVAKLKRINAALIERVEASNLPRSAPYAAFEHAALLAEQVRERTQELNQAMHELRASNRLLVEARERAETAGQHLVDAIESITDAFVLFDADQRIQRFNSRFAEFWRPTGIRIASGMHMEELRRLALASGLVLSEQLGHGDRRTLYRLHDDRWVQVHQRPTRGGGRVMLYVDITALKRQEHARREHALAQKSRLQQVTLDSLSQGVAVIGAGGQLEMCNQRFRTLTGLASLAVPHDLAALQGRSALIVAGDARGVTAPCERQLPDGRVVEVRGHAMPGGGQVLTYTDVTERIRHAEVLRERERWIRTITDELPAMIAYLDRDLRYVFTNRVYEEWYGWPRDLLLGGELTALHGVEHCARLAPYLERALAGESVSFEFPEHGASGQERVLLRAYVPHVGEDGEVLGLFVLIRDITERRRSAEALHQAYQNLEQRVRERTTELTRVNTRLRGEIAERAAVEQRLREAKAEAEAANLSKTKFLAAVSHDLLQPLNAARLFTGALGEQAVTADGQELIEQIGRSLKDVETLLGTLVDISKLDAGVVTPDVAAFPVAELLDGLAREYRQVAASEGLALHYVASDAVVLSDIQLLSRVVRNFLTNAIRYTRTGRILLGCRHRPEGLEIQVGDTGMGIEDAELGAIFQEFRRSHAVGKRQDRGLGLGLAIADKIARMLDHPLGVASIAGRGSRFSILLPRGQAAPRGAPAPSPTPGDNLALRGRRVWVIDNDTDICEAMRLLLGRWGCRVWVAESEAALAAQLDPATAPADVLVVDYHLDEGDTGVALAERLNAARRVPLPVVVITANHSHDLRQQLRERGHGLLHKPVKPLKLRMLLAQLLSGTR, encoded by the coding sequence ATGGACGCCGTCGCTCCTGAGCCCGGCGAGCGCGAGCGGGCCCTGGAGCGCGAGGTCGCCAAGCTCAAGCGCATCAATGCGGCCCTGATCGAGCGCGTCGAGGCCAGCAACCTGCCACGCAGTGCCCCCTATGCGGCCTTCGAGCATGCCGCGCTGCTCGCCGAGCAGGTCCGTGAGCGGACTCAGGAGCTCAACCAGGCCATGCACGAGCTGCGGGCCAGCAACCGCCTGCTGGTCGAGGCCCGGGAACGCGCCGAGACCGCCGGCCAGCACCTGGTCGACGCCATCGAGAGCATCACCGACGCCTTCGTGTTGTTCGATGCCGACCAGCGCATCCAGCGCTTCAACAGTCGCTTCGCCGAGTTCTGGCGCCCGACGGGAATCCGCATCGCGAGCGGCATGCACATGGAGGAGTTGCGTCGCCTGGCGTTGGCCTCGGGGCTGGTGCTCAGCGAGCAGCTCGGCCATGGCGACCGGCGCACCCTCTATCGCCTCCATGACGACCGTTGGGTCCAGGTGCACCAGCGGCCCACCCGCGGCGGGGGGCGGGTGATGCTCTACGTCGACATCACCGCGCTCAAGCGCCAGGAGCATGCCCGCCGCGAGCACGCCCTGGCCCAGAAGAGTCGCCTGCAGCAGGTCACGCTGGACAGCCTGTCCCAGGGCGTGGCGGTGATCGGTGCCGGTGGCCAGCTGGAGATGTGCAACCAGCGCTTCCGGACCCTGACCGGGCTCGCCTCCCTCGCGGTGCCCCACGACCTGGCGGCGCTGCAGGGGCGCAGCGCCTTGATCGTCGCCGGCGACGCCCGCGGCGTCACCGCCCCCTGCGAGCGCCAGCTGCCCGATGGCCGGGTGGTGGAGGTGCGGGGTCATGCCATGCCCGGCGGCGGCCAGGTGTTGACCTACACCGACGTCACCGAGCGCATCCGCCATGCCGAGGTCCTGCGTGAGCGCGAGCGGTGGATCCGTACCATCACCGACGAACTGCCGGCGATGATCGCCTACCTCGACCGCGACCTGCGCTACGTGTTCACCAATCGCGTCTACGAGGAATGGTACGGCTGGCCCCGGGACCTGCTGCTCGGCGGCGAGCTCACGGCCCTGCACGGCGTCGAGCATTGCGCGCGCCTGGCGCCCTACCTGGAGCGGGCACTGGCCGGGGAGAGCGTGTCCTTCGAGTTCCCCGAGCACGGGGCCAGCGGCCAGGAGCGGGTCCTGCTGCGGGCCTACGTGCCCCACGTCGGCGAGGACGGCGAGGTGCTCGGGCTCTTCGTGTTGATCCGCGACATCACCGAGCGGCGGCGTTCCGCCGAGGCATTGCACCAGGCCTACCAGAACCTCGAGCAGCGGGTCCGCGAGCGGACCACCGAGCTGACCCGGGTGAACACCCGGCTGCGCGGCGAGATCGCCGAACGCGCCGCCGTCGAGCAGCGCCTGCGCGAGGCCAAGGCCGAGGCCGAGGCGGCCAACCTCTCGAAGACCAAGTTCCTGGCGGCGGTCAGTCACGACCTGTTGCAGCCGCTCAATGCCGCGCGCCTGTTCACGGGGGCCCTCGGCGAGCAGGCGGTGACGGCGGACGGCCAGGAGCTGATCGAACAGATCGGTCGCTCGCTGAAGGACGTCGAGACGCTGCTCGGCACCCTGGTCGATATCTCCAAGCTCGATGCCGGGGTCGTGACCCCCGATGTGGCCGCCTTCCCGGTGGCCGAGCTCCTCGACGGCCTGGCCCGGGAGTACCGCCAGGTGGCCGCCAGCGAGGGCCTGGCGCTGCACTATGTGGCGAGCGACGCCGTGGTGCTGAGCGATATCCAGCTGCTGTCCCGGGTGGTGCGCAACTTCCTGACCAATGCCATCCGCTATACCCGGACGGGACGCATCCTGCTCGGTTGCCGACATCGCCCCGAGGGGCTGGAGATCCAGGTGGGCGACACCGGCATGGGCATCGAGGACGCCGAACTGGGGGCGATCTTCCAGGAGTTTCGACGCTCCCATGCCGTCGGCAAGCGCCAGGATCGCGGCCTGGGGCTGGGCTTGGCCATCGCCGACAAGATCGCCCGCATGCTCGACCACCCGCTGGGCGTGGCCTCGATCGCCGGGCGCGGCTCGCGGTTCAGCATCCTGCTGCCCCGCGGCCAGGCGGCCCCGCGCGGTGCTCCGGCGCCGTCGCCGACCCCGGGCGACAACCTGGCCCTGCGGGGACGGCGCGTCTGGGTGATCGACAACGACACCGATATCTGCGAGGCGATGCGTCTGCTGCTCGGCCGCTGGGGATGTCGCGTGTGGGTCGCCGAGAGCGAGGCGGCGCTGGCCGCCCAGCTCGACCCCGCCACCGCACCGGCGGATGTGCTGGTCGTCGACTATCACCTGGACGAGGGGGATACCGGTGTGGCGCTGGCCGAACGGCTCAATGCCGCGCGCCGGGTCCCGCTGCCGGTGGTGGTGATCACCGCCAACCATAGTCATGACCTCCGACAGCAGCTGCGCGAGCGGGGCCATGGCCTGCTGCACAAGCCGGTGAAGCCGCTCAAGCTGCGCATGCTGCTGGCGCAGCTGCTGAGCGGGACGCGCTGA
- the nosP gene encoding nitric oxide-sensing protein NosP, translating into MEIEPSALPPVADAPAESPVLVAQSRARDPDMAAQDLARRLLHPCLGGVLFFCSAEYDLEALGRALEEHFGGVSLCGCTTAGEIGEGGYGRGGITAIGFDQRYFAFDHALIEDLDGVSLLDAQRLSDRLLDRCRQAAIAPIKAHTFALTLLDGLSASEERVLATLNAALGSIPHFGGSAGDDNRLAGTHVYGEGRFLSGAAVVVMVNSVLDFEVFTTHHLRPLDDKLVVTAADREQRRVIELNAEPAAEEYARLVGCAVDELGEAVFARHPLAVRLHDQSYVRSIQRVNDDLSLSFYCAVENGIVLTAMAAAPLLDDLQRVLDDIVARLGPPRLVIGCDCFLRRLEIDLDGLSEAASRLLSRYHVVGFNTYGEQCNGLHLNQTFTGVVIGHGRRRS; encoded by the coding sequence ATGGAGATCGAGCCGTCAGCCTTGCCGCCTGTCGCCGACGCGCCCGCGGAGTCCCCCGTGCTGGTCGCCCAGTCGCGGGCCCGGGACCCGGACATGGCCGCCCAGGACCTGGCCCGTCGCCTGTTGCATCCCTGCCTCGGCGGGGTGCTGTTCTTCTGTTCCGCGGAGTACGATCTCGAGGCCCTGGGACGCGCCCTGGAGGAGCACTTCGGCGGCGTCTCGTTGTGCGGTTGCACCACCGCCGGGGAGATCGGCGAGGGCGGTTATGGCCGCGGCGGCATCACCGCCATCGGCTTCGATCAACGCTATTTCGCCTTCGACCATGCGCTGATCGAGGATCTCGACGGTGTCTCGCTGCTCGATGCCCAGCGCCTGAGCGACCGGCTGCTCGACCGCTGTCGTCAGGCGGCGATCGCCCCCATCAAGGCCCATACCTTCGCCCTGACCCTGCTCGATGGCCTCTCGGCCAGCGAGGAGCGGGTGCTGGCGACCCTCAATGCCGCGCTCGGCAGTATTCCCCATTTCGGCGGCAGCGCCGGCGACGACAACCGGCTCGCCGGCACCCATGTCTACGGCGAGGGGCGCTTTCTCAGCGGGGCGGCGGTGGTGGTGATGGTCAACAGCGTGCTCGACTTCGAGGTGTTCACCACCCATCACCTGCGTCCCCTGGACGACAAGCTGGTGGTGACCGCCGCCGACCGTGAGCAACGTCGCGTGATCGAGCTCAACGCCGAGCCCGCCGCCGAGGAGTACGCCCGGCTGGTGGGCTGTGCGGTGGACGAACTGGGCGAGGCGGTCTTCGCCCGCCATCCGCTGGCCGTGCGGCTGCACGACCAGAGCTATGTGCGCTCGATCCAGCGCGTCAACGACGACCTCAGCCTGAGCTTCTACTGCGCCGTGGAGAACGGCATCGTGCTCACCGCCATGGCCGCCGCGCCGCTGCTCGACGACCTGCAACGCGTGCTCGACGATATCGTCGCGCGCCTGGGGCCACCGCGGCTTGTCATCGGTTGCGACTGTTTCCTGCGTCGCCTGGAGATCGACCTGGACGGTCTGAGCGAGGCCGCCTCCCGACTGCTGAGCCGTTATCACGTGGTGGGGTTCAATACCTACGGAGAGCAATGCAATGGCCTTCACCTCAACCAGACCTTTACCGGGGTCGTCATCGGCCATGGACGCCGTCGCTCCTGA
- a CDS encoding sigma-54-dependent Fis family transcriptional regulator, whose protein sequence is MTTAFPSTTSSSAGPNELTLAMLRRQNQIFRGSGGVSVGNRSQGFRPAFYDMDTGIVYPSRFASGLEAPMHLLDGLPDDLVVSRLANGRVEAVKPGIVAGFVRHGQFFTRQQAAMATAPPENPAGRFSNPRDHRRLLSAWERFVENREVGGDEIRPVVEASWQRCHAGQVDPERRQAPLVADAQALDRHRDRQAALREAAQPVLARAGELLFEEDSLVLLADPEGLVLDVAGDRRTRAQAEKVNLMAGGLWSERDVGTNAIGTALTAAEPVQLYGAEHFCTGIKPYTCSADVIRDPHDGRVLGVIDLSGRTCSHRPHALDFAMSAARMIEANLMADYFHCRDRVIEASRDAFRRWPGEGLLAFDRRGRLVKASTPAHDALQRLGADLALTPQTRLPSLDRESPGEPQAPPPWLVSQERQALGAPDREVGTLVRLSARS, encoded by the coding sequence ATGACAACCGCCTTCCCTTCCACTACCTCGTCTTCCGCCGGCCCCAACGAGCTGACGCTGGCGATGCTGCGGCGGCAGAACCAGATCTTCCGCGGCAGTGGAGGCGTCAGCGTGGGCAACCGCTCACAGGGATTCCGCCCCGCCTTCTACGACATGGATACCGGCATCGTCTACCCCTCCCGGTTCGCCAGCGGCCTGGAGGCTCCCATGCACCTGCTGGATGGCCTGCCCGATGACCTGGTCGTCTCGCGCCTGGCCAATGGCCGGGTCGAGGCGGTCAAGCCCGGCATCGTGGCGGGCTTCGTTCGCCACGGTCAGTTCTTCACCCGCCAGCAGGCGGCCATGGCCACGGCGCCGCCCGAGAATCCTGCCGGTCGCTTCAGCAATCCCCGGGATCACCGCCGCCTGCTGTCGGCTTGGGAGCGCTTCGTCGAGAACCGGGAGGTGGGCGGCGACGAGATCCGTCCGGTCGTCGAGGCATCCTGGCAGCGCTGTCACGCCGGCCAGGTCGACCCGGAGCGGCGTCAGGCGCCCCTGGTGGCCGACGCGCAGGCGCTCGATCGGCATCGCGATCGCCAGGCGGCTCTCCGTGAGGCTGCGCAACCGGTCCTGGCGCGGGCCGGCGAGCTGCTGTTCGAGGAAGACAGCCTGGTGCTGCTGGCCGATCCGGAAGGACTCGTCCTGGATGTGGCCGGGGACCGTCGGACCCGTGCCCAGGCCGAGAAGGTCAACCTGATGGCGGGCGGGCTGTGGTCGGAACGCGACGTGGGCACCAACGCCATCGGCACCGCCCTGACCGCCGCCGAGCCGGTACAGCTCTATGGGGCCGAGCATTTCTGCACCGGCATCAAGCCCTATACCTGCTCGGCCGATGTGATCCGCGACCCCCATGACGGCCGGGTGCTGGGGGTGATCGATCTCTCGGGTCGGACCTGCAGCCATCGGCCCCATGCCCTCGACTTCGCGATGTCGGCCGCCCGCATGATCGAGGCCAACCTGATGGCCGATTACTTCCACTGTCGGGATCGGGTGATCGAGGCGAGCCGCGATGCCTTCCGCCGCTGGCCGGGCGAGGGCCTGCTGGCCTTCGATCGTCGCGGGCGGCTGGTCAAGGCCAGCACGCCGGCCCACGATGCCCTGCAACGCCTGGGCGCCGACCTGGCGCTGACGCCCCAGACCCGCCTGCCGTCGCTGGACCGGGAGTCGCCCGGCGAGCCCCAGGCGCCGCCGCCCTGGCTGGTGAGCCAGGAGCGTCAGGCGCTGGGGGCGCCTGACCGCGAGGTGGGCACCCTGGTGCGGTTGTCGGCCAGGTCCTGA
- the ltrA gene encoding group II intron reverse transcriptase/maturase yields the protein MKTESGADTATHPEGQGQHPESRPVGVETVPASSSWTKAEPAPLMEAVVEKANMARAYRRVVANKGAPGADGMTVEQLADHLKQHWPTLRERLLAGEYHPSPVRAVEIPKSKGGTRQLGIPTVTDRLIQQALLQVLTPLFDPSFSASSYGYRPKRSAQQAVAAMKTHVTAGHRWVVDLDLEAFFDRVNHDLLMARVARRVRDKRVLRLIRRYLEAGLFQDCQAASRRQGTPQGGPLSPLLANILLDDVDKELERRGHRFCRYADDMQVYVRSRRAGERVMASLSDFLESSLRLTVNRDKSAVERPWNRGYLGYTLTRHKLPKLTLAKASLPRLMQRVREILKRGRGRHIRRVTRELAPVLRGWASYFSLVDVKRPLEALDGWIRRRLRDVVWRQWKRPRTRRRKLLALGLDDYRAWKSAGNGRGPWWNAGASHMNQALPRKWFDRLGLISVLDTVRGLSRSS from the coding sequence ATGAAGACAGAAAGCGGCGCTGATACCGCCACCCACCCAGAGGGGCAGGGGCAGCACCCCGAGTCTCGGCCGGTGGGCGTCGAGACGGTCCCGGCGTCGTCATCGTGGACGAAAGCGGAGCCCGCCCCGCTCATGGAGGCCGTGGTAGAGAAGGCTAACATGGCGCGGGCTTACCGGAGGGTGGTCGCCAACAAAGGCGCGCCGGGTGCCGATGGCATGACGGTGGAGCAGTTGGCTGACCACCTGAAACAGCACTGGCCGACGCTGCGCGAGCGGCTGCTGGCCGGTGAGTACCACCCCAGCCCAGTCCGAGCCGTCGAGATCCCCAAGTCCAAGGGCGGGACACGACAGCTCGGCATCCCCACGGTCACCGACCGGCTGATCCAGCAGGCGCTGCTGCAGGTGCTGACGCCGCTCTTCGATCCGAGCTTCTCCGCATCGAGCTACGGCTACCGCCCCAAACGCAGCGCCCAGCAGGCTGTCGCGGCGATGAAGACCCATGTCACGGCCGGCCACCGCTGGGTGGTCGACCTCGACCTGGAAGCCTTCTTCGACCGAGTGAACCACGACCTGCTGATGGCGCGGGTCGCGCGCCGCGTCCGCGACAAGCGGGTGTTGCGCCTGATCCGTCGTTATCTGGAAGCCGGTCTGTTCCAGGACTGCCAGGCCGCGTCACGCCGGCAGGGAACGCCCCAGGGCGGACCGCTCAGCCCGCTGCTGGCCAACATCCTGCTGGATGACGTGGACAAGGAACTGGAGCGCCGCGGTCACCGCTTCTGCCGCTACGCCGACGATATGCAGGTGTATGTCAGGAGTCGGCGAGCGGGCGAGCGCGTCATGGCCAGCCTGAGTGATTTTCTCGAGAGCTCGCTCAGGCTGACGGTCAATCGTGACAAGAGTGCGGTGGAGCGGCCTTGGAACCGGGGGTATCTGGGCTACACGCTGACCCGGCACAAGCTGCCGAAGCTGACGCTGGCCAAGGCCAGCCTGCCACGCTTGATGCAGCGTGTCCGCGAGATCCTCAAGCGTGGCAGGGGACGCCATATTCGGCGCGTCACGAGGGAGTTGGCCCCCGTCCTGCGGGGCTGGGCCAGTTACTTCAGTCTCGTCGATGTGAAGCGCCCGCTGGAAGCGCTGGATGGGTGGATACGCCGCCGGTTACGCGACGTGGTCTGGCGGCAATGGAAACGCCCGCGGACCCGGCGCCGTAAGCTTCTGGCACTGGGTCTGGACGACTATCGGGCGTGGAAGTCAGCCGGGAATGGGCGAGGCCCCTGGTGGAATGCCGGTGCTTCGCACATGAATCAGGCCCTGCCACGGAAGTGGTTCGATCGGCTGGGCCTGATCTCGGTACTCGATACGGTAAGAGGGCTTAGCCGTTCTTCGTGA
- a CDS encoding carbohydrate porin, protein MTFPEIRKLKSPLAIAIAAAGLGASGLASAQGQDSLEARLAELEQRIVAAERRAEAAEQRAELAERQAEDRLSEDEIEERLARVEEKADSDEGFSFGAYARSGLLIGDDHKSIPGGPGVTPAGPLGGNVGRLGNEPDTYAEAKLNYRQRFDNGAVADYRMMFADGVRTSNDWTAEESNLNVRNVYVEFSELPTFTGAFEDASIWAGKRFDRDNFDIHWMDTDFVFLAGTGAGIYDVQLADNWKANFSLYGRSYSDFPTEESEITDDTDNLTLTANNYFGNWQWMVSGLSAADNDERDILNGSTAADDGFHTMVAYHGDSFFGLSEGNFKAAVMHGQGLGAEVKVIGGNGQLTEDATATRVGLYGTTYLAPKWRIAPAILAEVSEDRLAEGDEYAWATFNTRLANEITDNFEMQYEATYQWMDLDQGPAGNAAEGGYTKLTIAPTFKPEVGGFWKRPEVRLFASWSDWDEELNGFSDDDAFGSEGFAGSEWAFGVQSEIWF, encoded by the coding sequence ATGACATTCCCCGAAATCCGCAAGCTCAAGTCTCCGCTCGCCATCGCCATCGCCGCCGCCGGCCTCGGGGCCAGCGGCCTGGCCAGTGCCCAGGGCCAGGACAGTCTCGAGGCGCGCCTCGCGGAGCTGGAACAGCGCATCGTCGCCGCCGAGCGGCGCGCCGAGGCCGCCGAGCAGCGTGCCGAGCTGGCCGAACGGCAGGCCGAGGATCGCCTGTCGGAAGACGAGATCGAGGAACGCCTGGCCAGGGTCGAGGAGAAGGCCGACAGTGACGAGGGCTTCAGTTTCGGTGCCTATGCCCGCTCGGGGCTGCTGATCGGGGACGATCACAAGAGCATTCCCGGTGGCCCGGGCGTGACGCCGGCAGGCCCCCTGGGCGGTAACGTCGGTCGCCTGGGGAACGAGCCGGATACCTACGCCGAGGCGAAGCTGAACTACCGGCAGCGCTTCGATAATGGCGCCGTCGCCGATTACCGCATGATGTTCGCCGACGGTGTGCGGACCAGCAACGACTGGACCGCCGAGGAATCGAACCTCAACGTGCGCAACGTCTATGTCGAGTTCAGCGAGCTGCCGACCTTCACCGGGGCATTCGAGGATGCCTCGATCTGGGCCGGCAAGCGTTTCGACCGCGACAACTTCGATATCCACTGGATGGACACCGACTTCGTGTTCCTGGCCGGTACCGGTGCCGGTATCTACGATGTCCAGCTGGCCGACAACTGGAAGGCCAACTTCTCGCTCTATGGACGCAGCTACAGCGATTTCCCCACCGAGGAGTCGGAGATCACCGACGACACCGACAACCTGACGCTGACTGCCAACAACTACTTCGGTAACTGGCAGTGGATGGTCAGCGGCCTGTCCGCCGCCGACAACGATGAGCGTGACATCCTGAACGGTTCCACCGCCGCCGATGATGGCTTCCACACCATGGTGGCCTACCATGGCGACAGCTTCTTCGGGCTGAGCGAGGGCAACTTCAAGGCGGCGGTGATGCACGGCCAGGGCCTGGGCGCCGAGGTCAAGGTGATCGGCGGCAACGGCCAGTTGACCGAGGATGCGACGGCGACCCGCGTCGGCCTCTATGGCACCACCTATCTGGCTCCCAAGTGGCGCATCGCCCCGGCCATCCTCGCCGAGGTCAGCGAGGACCGTTTGGCCGAGGGTGACGAGTATGCCTGGGCGACCTTCAACACCCGCCTGGCCAACGAGATCACCGACAACTTCGAGATGCAGTACGAGGCGACCTACCAGTGGATGGATCTCGACCAGGGCCCGGCCGGCAATGCGGCTGAAGGTGGCTATACCAAGCTGACCATCGCCCCGACCTTCAAGCCCGAGGTGGGCGGTTTCTGGAAGCGTCCGGAGGTTCGCCTGTTCGCCTCCTGGAGCGACTGGGACGAGGAGCTCAACGGCTTCAGCGATGACGATGCCTTCGGCAGTGAAGGCTTCGCCGGCAGCGAGTGGGCCTTCGGCGTGCAGAGCGAGATCTGGTTCTGA